A part of Mustela erminea isolate mMusErm1 chromosome 9, mMusErm1.Pri, whole genome shotgun sequence genomic DNA contains:
- the RPS6KA4 gene encoding ribosomal protein S6 kinase alpha-4, protein MGDEDEDEGCAVELRITEANLTGHEEKVSVENFELLKVLGTGAYGKVFLVRKAVGHDAGKLYAMKVLRKAALVQRAKTQEHTRTERSVLELVRQAPFLVTLHYAFQTDAKLHLILDYVSGGEMFTHLYQRQHFKEAEVRVYGGEIVLALEHLHKLGIIYRDLKLENVLLDSEGHIVLTDFGLSKEFLTEEKERTFSFCGTIEYMAPEIIRSKSGHGKAVDWWSLGILLFELLTGASPFTLEGERNTQAEVSRRILKCSPPFPPRIGPVAQDLLRRLLCKDPKKRLGAGPQGAQEVKNHPFFQGLDWVALAARKIPAPFQPQIRSELDVGNFAEEFTRLEPVYSPPGSPPPGDPRIFQGYSFVAPSILFDHNNAVMMTDVLEASGAGDRPGRAAVARSAMMQDSPFFQQYELDLREPALGQGSFSVCRRCRQRQSGQEFAVKILSRRLEGNTQREVAALRLCQSHPNVVKLHDVHHDQLHTYLVLELLRGGELLEHIRKKRHFSESEASQILRSLVSAVSFMHEEAGVVHRDLKPENILYADDTPGAPVKIIDFGFARLRPQSPAGPMQTPCFTLQYAAPELLAQQGYDESCDLWSLGVILYMMLSGQVPFQGASGQGGQSQAAEIMCKIREGRFSLDGEAWQGVSEEAKELVRGLLTVDPAKRLKLEGLRGSSWLQDGSARSSPPLRTPDVLESSGPAVRSGLNATFMAFNRGKREGFFLKSVENAPLAKRRKQKLRSATTSRRVSPAPAAAGRAPAAKGAPRRANGPLPPS, encoded by the exons ATGGGGGACGAGGACGAGGACGAGGGCTGCGCCGTGGAGCTGCGGATCACCGAAG CCAACCTGACCGGGCACGAGGAGAAGGTGAGCGTGGAGAACTTCGAGCTGCTCAAGGTGCTGGGCACGGGAG CCTACGGGAAGGTGTTCCTGGTGCGGAAAGCCGTCGGGCACGATGCAGGGAAGCTGTATGCGATGAAGGTGCTGCGCAAGGCCGCGCTGGTGCAGCGCGCCAAGACGCAGGAGCACACGCGCACCGAGCGCTCGGTGCTGGAACTCGTGCGCCAGGCGCCCTTCCTGGTCACGCTGCACTACGCCTTCCAGACAGACGCCAAGCTGCACCTCATCCTGG ACTACGTGAGTGGAGGCGAGATGTTCACCCACCTCTACCAGCGCCAGCATTTCAAAGAGGCCGAGGTGCGCGTGTACGGGGGCGAGATCGTGCTGGCCCTGGAGCACCTGCACAAG CTGGGTATCATCTACCGGGATCTGAAGCTGGAGAACGTGCTGCTGGACTCCGAGGGCCACATCGTCCTCACGGACTTCGGGCTTAGCAAGGAGTTCCTGACGGAGGAG AAAGAACGAACCTTCTCCTTCTGTGGCACCATCGAGTACATGGCTCCCGAAATCATCCGCAGCAAGTCAGGGCATGGCAAG GCTGTGGACTGGTGGAGCCTGGGCATCCTGCTCTTCGAGCTGCTGACCGGGGCCTCGCCCTTCACCCTGGAGGGTGAGAGGAACACGCAGGCAGAGGTGTCCCG ACGGATCCTGAAGtgctcccctcccttccccccccgGATCGGGCCCGTGGCACAGGACCTGCTGCGAAGGCTACTTTGCAAGGACCCCAAGAAGCGGCTGGGTGCGGGGCCTCAGGGGGCCCAGGAAGTCAAGAACCACCCCTTCTTCCAG GGTTTGGATTGGGTTGCTCTAGCTGCCAGGAAAATTCCAGCCCCATTCCAACCCCAGATCCGCTCGGAGCTGGATGTGGGCAACTTTGCAGAAGAATTTACTCGGTTGGAGCCTGTCTACTCACCCCCCGGCAGCCCCCCACCTGGGGACCCTCGCATCTTCCAG GGATACTCCTTCGTGGCGCCCTCCATCCTGTTTGACCATAACAACGCGGTGATGATGACAGATGTGCTGGAAGCATCTGGCGCTGGAGACCGGCCCGGCCGGGCAGCGGTGGCCAGGAGTGCCATGATGCAG GACTCGCCCTTCTTCCAGCAGTATGAGCTGGACCTGCGGGAGCCGGCGCTGGGCCAGGGCAGCTTCTCCGTGTGTCGCCGCTGTCGCCAGCGCCAGAGCGGCCAAGAGTTCGCGGTCAAGATCCTCAGCCGCAG GCTGGAGGGGAACACGCAACGAGAAGTGGCCGCCCTACGGCTTTGCCAGTCGCATCCAAACGTGGTGAAGTTGCACGACGTGCATCACGACCAG CTGCACACGTACCTGGTTCTGGAGCTGCTGCGGGGCGGGGAGCTGCTGGAGCACATCCGCAAGAAGCGGCACTTCAGCGAGTCCGAGGCGAGCCAGATCTTGCGCAGCCTCGTGTCGGCCGTGAGCTTCATGCACGAGGAGGCGGGCGTGGTGCATCGGGACCTCAAGCCCGAG AACATTCTGTACGCCGATGACACGCCCGGAGCCCCCGTGAAGATCATCGACTTTGGGTTTGCGCGGCTGCGCCCGCAGAGCCCCGCGGGGCCCATGCAGACGCCGTGCTTCACGCTGCAGTACGCCGCTCCCGAGCTGCTGGCGCAGCAGGGCTACGACGAGTCCTGCGACCTCTGGAGCCTGGGCGTCATTCTG TACATGATGCTGTCGGGGCAGGTCCCCTTCCAGGGGGCCTCGGGCCAGGGTGGGCAGAGCCAGGCGGCCGAGATCATGTGCAAGATTCGTGAGGGGCGCTTCTCTCTTGATGGGGAGGCCTGGCAGGGCGTGTCTGAGGAAGCCAAGGAGCTGGTCCgag GGCTCCTGACCGTGGACCCTGCCAAGCGGCTGAAGCTTGAGGGGCTGCGGGGAAGCTCATGGCTACAGGATGGCAGCGCGCGCTCCTCGCCCCCACTCCGGACACCCGACGTGCTGGAGTCCTCGGGGCCAGCTGTGCGCTCCGGGCTCAACGCCACTTTCATG